From Rudanella lutea DSM 19387, a single genomic window includes:
- a CDS encoding AraC family transcriptional regulator, whose translation MKPLLFRVPSVDTRSFRVQVDRGPYFYDRLHFHPEYQLTLIREGTGTQVVGDRIDQFRPFDILLLGTNLPHVFRNDPAYFEPGSSLQSLSYSVYLRFDPAQGPLFGLPELDHLTTLFTESRHGIRLRMGQACDLTEKLEQLHTLRPFEQLTQLLTVLDGLTTHPGREMLSAVAYEKPRRPDDHQRLDRVFAYIMRHYAQPITLDDVAAEANLTPGAFCRFFRLHTRKTYSQLLNEVRVEHACRLLQETPQPVSQIALACGYPNLSHFNRQFRQITGMTPSRYLRTLHDHPQTDE comes from the coding sequence ATGAAGCCTCTACTATTCCGGGTTCCTTCGGTTGATACCCGCTCGTTTCGGGTACAAGTCGACCGGGGGCCGTACTTTTACGATCGGCTGCATTTCCACCCCGAATACCAGCTGACCCTCATTCGGGAAGGCACCGGCACGCAGGTGGTTGGCGACCGCATCGATCAGTTTCGACCTTTCGACATCTTATTGCTGGGCACCAACCTACCCCACGTTTTTCGTAACGATCCGGCTTATTTTGAGCCCGGCTCCTCCTTGCAATCGCTTTCGTATTCGGTGTACCTGCGTTTCGACCCGGCACAGGGCCCACTGTTTGGCCTGCCTGAGCTCGACCACCTGACCACGCTCTTTACCGAGTCGCGCCACGGGATTCGGTTGCGTATGGGGCAAGCCTGCGACCTTACCGAAAAGCTGGAACAACTGCACACCCTCCGCCCCTTTGAGCAACTCACCCAACTCCTCACTGTTCTCGATGGGTTAACGACCCACCCCGGCCGCGAAATGCTCTCGGCCGTAGCCTACGAGAAGCCCCGCCGACCCGACGACCATCAGCGGCTCGACCGGGTGTTTGCGTACATCATGCGGCATTACGCCCAGCCCATCACGCTCGACGATGTAGCGGCCGAAGCAAACCTGACGCCGGGGGCTTTCTGCCGGTTTTTCCGGCTACACACCCGCAAAACGTACTCGCAGCTCCTCAACGAAGTGCGGGTCGAACACGCGTGCCGGTTGCTTCAGGAAACCCCGCAGCCTGTGAGTCAGATTGCCCTCGCCTGTGGCTACCCAAACCTGTCGCATTTCAACCGGCAGTTCCGGCAGATTACGGGTATGACCCCAAGCCGGTATCTGCGCACCCTGCACGATCATCCGCAAACCGACGAGTAG
- a CDS encoding S9 family peptidase, whose amino-acid sequence MRFTSFLYPRVATALLLGLVSTPFLSLGQGRGAGGRWSADGRTLVAVDNNGIVRTDVVNGQSTVLVPAAQLKRPDVRTGDTPAPLPVADFEFSRDSSKVLLFTNTARVWRYNSRGDYYLLDRASGTVRRVGAGQPGQSLLYAKLSPDGSRVAYVSRNNIYVEDAANPGKATALTTDGTRKRINGTFDWVYEEEFGCRDGFRWSPDSKQIAYWQVDATNIRDYLMINTTDSVYSRVIPVEYPKVGEAPSPTRIGVVSASGGATTWLQIPGDPQQHYLTRMEWVPSGNTLIIQQLNRKQNSSILFLGQPNGSVTPIHRETDAAWIDAKARWNGGDPSGWEWLDGGKSFLWVSEKDGWRHLYRITTNGKTETLLTPGKYDMAKINRIDEAGGYVYFTASPENPIQRYLFRVRLDGKGKHERLTPAGQVGTHDYNVSPDGRYALHSFNSHQQTPVREWVQLPDHKVVRPLGGNLGTRPGRDVRFFTVTTADGVTLDGWMVRPANFDSTKKYPVVFHVYGEPASVTTNDVFSAGSNNLFAGDMAKAGYCYVALDNRGTPNLKGAAWRKSIYRQIGRLNIRDQAMGARKLFEQHAWLDTSRVAVWGWSGGGSTTLHLLFQYPEIYKTGIAIAAVANQLFYDNIYQERYMGLPQENREDFVAGSPITYAKNLRGNLLYIHGTGDDNVHYDNAEVLVNELVKHNKQFQFMAYPNRTHGISEGEGTTEHLRTLYTKFLTEHCPPGPR is encoded by the coding sequence ATGCGCTTTACTTCTTTTTTGTATCCACGGGTAGCCACCGCCCTGCTGTTGGGTCTGGTGAGTACGCCGTTTTTATCGCTCGGACAGGGCCGGGGCGCCGGTGGACGCTGGTCGGCCGACGGGCGTACCCTGGTAGCCGTTGACAACAACGGTATCGTCCGCACCGACGTTGTCAATGGGCAATCGACCGTACTGGTACCCGCTGCCCAGCTCAAACGCCCCGACGTTCGGACGGGCGATACCCCGGCCCCCTTGCCTGTTGCTGACTTCGAGTTCAGCCGCGACTCCAGCAAGGTGCTTCTATTTACGAATACGGCCCGGGTTTGGCGGTACAACTCACGCGGAGACTACTACCTCCTCGACCGGGCCTCGGGTACGGTTCGGCGGGTAGGAGCCGGTCAGCCGGGGCAGTCGCTGCTGTACGCCAAACTCTCGCCCGACGGCAGCCGGGTTGCCTACGTGAGCCGCAATAATATCTATGTGGAAGATGCCGCCAACCCCGGCAAAGCCACCGCCCTGACCACCGACGGCACCCGCAAACGCATCAACGGTACGTTTGATTGGGTATACGAAGAAGAATTTGGGTGCCGCGACGGGTTCCGGTGGAGCCCCGACAGCAAGCAGATCGCGTACTGGCAGGTCGACGCGACCAACATCCGCGATTACCTGATGATCAACACCACCGATTCGGTGTACTCGCGGGTGATTCCGGTCGAGTACCCGAAAGTAGGTGAAGCCCCCTCGCCCACCCGGATCGGGGTGGTGAGCGCGTCGGGCGGAGCCACTACCTGGCTCCAGATTCCGGGCGACCCGCAACAGCACTACCTCACCCGGATGGAATGGGTTCCCTCGGGCAATACCCTTATCATTCAGCAACTCAACCGCAAGCAAAACAGCAGTATCCTGTTTCTGGGACAGCCCAACGGCTCGGTAACGCCCATTCACCGCGAAACCGATGCAGCCTGGATCGACGCCAAAGCCCGCTGGAACGGGGGCGACCCAAGCGGCTGGGAATGGCTCGACGGTGGTAAGTCGTTTTTGTGGGTTTCGGAGAAAGACGGCTGGCGGCATCTCTACCGCATCACAACCAACGGCAAAACCGAAACGCTGCTCACGCCGGGGAAGTACGACATGGCCAAAATTAACCGCATCGACGAAGCGGGCGGTTACGTGTATTTTACGGCCTCGCCCGAAAACCCCATTCAGCGGTATCTGTTCCGGGTTCGGCTCGACGGGAAAGGCAAGCACGAACGGCTGACACCGGCCGGGCAGGTGGGTACACACGATTACAACGTGTCGCCCGACGGCCGATACGCCCTGCATTCGTTCAACAGTCACCAGCAGACTCCCGTGCGGGAATGGGTGCAACTGCCCGATCATAAAGTAGTCCGGCCACTGGGTGGCAATCTGGGAACCCGGCCCGGTCGGGATGTGCGCTTCTTCACCGTTACAACGGCCGACGGCGTGACGCTCGACGGCTGGATGGTACGCCCTGCCAACTTCGACAGTACGAAGAAGTACCCGGTGGTGTTTCATGTGTATGGCGAGCCTGCCAGCGTGACCACCAACGATGTGTTCTCGGCGGGCAGCAACAACCTGTTTGCCGGCGACATGGCTAAGGCAGGGTATTGCTACGTAGCCCTCGACAACCGGGGGACGCCTAACCTCAAAGGAGCTGCCTGGCGCAAGAGCATCTACCGGCAAATCGGTCGACTCAATATCCGGGATCAGGCTATGGGCGCGCGCAAGTTGTTTGAGCAACACGCCTGGCTCGACACCAGCCGCGTAGCCGTTTGGGGCTGGAGCGGGGGCGGCTCTACCACGCTGCACCTGCTGTTTCAGTACCCCGAAATTTATAAGACCGGCATTGCCATTGCGGCCGTTGCCAACCAGTTGTTTTACGACAACATCTATCAGGAACGGTACATGGGTCTGCCGCAGGAAAACCGCGAGGACTTTGTGGCCGGATCGCCGATTACCTACGCCAAAAACCTGCGCGGCAACCTGCTTTACATTCACGGTACCGGCGACGACAACGTGCATTACGACAATGCCGAGGTGCTCGTCAACGAGTTGGTGAAGCATAATAAGCAGTTTCAGTTTATGGCTTACCCCAACCGAACCCACGGCATCTCGGAAGGCGAAGGCACCACCGAACACCTGCGCACGCTGTACACCAAATTCCTGACTGAACACTGCCCACCGGGTCCGCGATAA